The Peribacillus simplex genome contains a region encoding:
- the trxA gene encoding thioredoxin, whose amino-acid sequence MAIVNATDQTFTTDTSEGVVLVDFWAPWCGPCKMIAPVLQELDTEIGDKAKIVKVDVDENQETAGKFGVMSIPTLIVLKDGEVVDKVVGFQPKEALAELIEKHA is encoded by the coding sequence ATGGCTATTGTAAATGCAACTGACCAAACTTTCACAACAGATACTAGCGAAGGTGTTGTTCTTGTAGATTTTTGGGCTCCATGGTGCGGACCTTGTAAAATGATCGCTCCTGTTCTTCAAGAGCTTGATACTGAAATTGGCGATAAAGCAAAAATCGTAAAAGTGGATGTAGATGAAAACCAAGAAACAGCAGGAAAATTCGGTGTGATGAGCATCCCGACATTAATCGTCCTTAAAGACGGTGAAGTGGTTGATAAGGTTGTTGGTTTCCAACCTAAAGAAGCACTTGCTGAACTTATTGAAAAACACGCGTAA
- a CDS encoding electron transfer flavoprotein subunit beta/FixA family protein, which yields MNIYVLLKRTFDTEEKITLSNGKINEDGAEFIINPYDEYAVEEAIQVRDAQGGEVTVISVGTEEAEKQLRTALAMGADKAVLINIEDDIENGDQFTTAKIIGEYLKGKNADLIIAGNVAIDGGSGQVGPRVAEILEIPYITTITKLDIANGNVSVIRDVEGDSETIEASLPLLVTAQQGLNEPRYPSLPGIMKAKKKPLEELELDDLDLEEEDVEAKTKTIEIYLPAKKEAGKVLDGEISDQVSELVQLLRSEAKVI from the coding sequence GTGAACATTTATGTACTGCTGAAAAGAACATTTGATACAGAAGAAAAAATTACACTATCCAACGGAAAAATTAATGAGGATGGTGCAGAATTCATCATTAATCCATACGATGAGTATGCAGTTGAAGAAGCAATCCAGGTGCGTGATGCACAAGGCGGAGAAGTAACGGTTATTTCTGTCGGAACCGAAGAGGCTGAAAAGCAATTACGTACAGCGCTGGCAATGGGTGCTGACAAAGCCGTATTGATAAATATAGAAGACGACATAGAAAATGGCGACCAATTCACGACTGCCAAAATTATAGGTGAATACTTAAAAGGTAAAAATGCCGATTTAATCATTGCAGGAAACGTTGCAATCGATGGCGGTTCTGGTCAAGTGGGACCACGCGTTGCCGAAATTTTAGAAATTCCTTATATTACAACCATTACTAAACTGGACATCGCAAATGGAAATGTAAGCGTTATCCGTGATGTCGAAGGGGACTCTGAAACGATCGAAGCATCCCTTCCATTGTTGGTGACAGCTCAACAAGGGCTAAATGAGCCGCGTTATCCTTCATTGCCAGGAATCATGAAAGCGAAGAAAAAACCGCTTGAAGAATTGGAATTGGATGACCTGGATTTGGAAGAAGAAGATGTTGAAGCAAAAACAAAAACGATTGAAATTTACCTTCCTGCTAAAAAAGAAGCTGGAAAAGTATTGGACGGAGAAATCAGTGATCAAGTTAGCGAACTTGTTCAATTATTACGCAGTGAAGCAAAAGTGATTTAA
- a CDS encoding electron transfer flavoprotein subunit alpha/FixB family protein: protein MARKFLVLGEVRDGSLRNVSFEAIGAAKLAADGGEIVGVLVGDSVQSLGNELIQYGADRVVAVENDQLKQYTSDGYAQSLLAVIEQEKPEGIFFGHTALGKDLAPKLAGKLESGLISDVTAIEEEGGNIVFTRPIYSGKAFEKKIVTDGVIFATIRPNNIEPLAKDESRSGDVSTLSVDIKDLRTIIKDVVRKASEGVDLSEAKVIIAGGRGVKSEDGFEPLKELAQVLGGAVGASRGACDADYCDYSLQIGQTGKVVTPDLYIACGISGAIQHLAGMSNSKVIVAINKDPEANIFNVADYGIVGDLFEVVPLLTEEFKKLKVNA, encoded by the coding sequence ATGGCTAGAAAGTTTCTTGTATTGGGCGAAGTTCGTGACGGTTCACTAAGAAATGTATCATTTGAAGCTATCGGTGCGGCTAAACTTGCTGCAGATGGCGGGGAAATCGTAGGTGTTTTGGTTGGTGACAGTGTTCAAAGTTTAGGAAATGAATTGATCCAATATGGCGCGGACCGGGTTGTTGCAGTAGAGAATGATCAATTGAAACAATATACTTCAGATGGATATGCGCAAAGCTTGCTTGCCGTCATCGAGCAGGAAAAGCCAGAAGGGATTTTCTTTGGACATACGGCCCTAGGAAAAGACCTTGCACCTAAATTGGCTGGAAAGCTTGAGTCAGGTTTGATTTCGGACGTTACAGCCATTGAAGAAGAAGGCGGAAATATCGTTTTCACCCGCCCGATTTATTCTGGTAAGGCATTTGAAAAGAAAATTGTTACAGATGGCGTGATATTCGCGACAATCCGTCCGAACAATATCGAACCATTAGCGAAAGATGAGTCCCGCTCTGGTGATGTTTCTACATTAAGTGTGGATATTAAGGATTTACGCACTATCATTAAAGATGTTGTTAGAAAAGCTAGCGAAGGGGTAGACCTTTCCGAAGCGAAAGTAATCATCGCAGGTGGACGGGGCGTGAAAAGTGAAGATGGCTTTGAACCATTAAAGGAGCTTGCACAAGTTCTTGGCGGAGCGGTAGGAGCTTCCCGCGGAGCATGTGATGCGGACTATTGCGATTACTCTTTGCAAATCGGGCAAACGGGCAAAGTCGTAACACCTGACCTTTATATCGCCTGCGGAATTTCCGGTGCGATCCAGCATTTAGCCGGGATGTCCAACTCCAAGGTTATCGTTGCCATCAATAAAGACCCGGAAGCTAACATATTCAATGTGGCTGATTATGGAATTGTCGGAGACCTTTTCGAAGTCGTTCCATTACTTACGGAAGAATTCAAAAAACTAAAAGTTAACGCATAA